From a region of the Betta splendens chromosome 5, fBetSpl5.4, whole genome shotgun sequence genome:
- the fam72a gene encoding protein FAM72A, producing MSTSNANFKNKCVTQVNCVFCDSLLCTRGMKAVLLADTEVELFSTDIPPNRTVDFVASCYSTESCKCKLRDIACLKCGNVVGYHVVAPCKPCLLSCNNGHFWMFNSDAVSTLNRLDATGLNLLLWGDLPELDDSENEESESPSEEECIR from the exons ATGTCTACATCCAACGCTAATTTCAAAAACAAGTGTGTGACACAGGTAAACTGTGTCTTTTGCGACAGTCTTCTCTGCACAAGAGGCATGAAAGCGGTGCTTCTCGCAGATACCGAGGTTGAGCTTTTTTCTACGGATATACCTCCCAATAG GACTGTTGACTTTGTGGCCAGCTGCTACTCCACTGAAAGCTGCAAATGCAAACTGAGAGATATTGCATGTCTTAAGTG TGGTAATGTGGTGGGCTATCACGTGGTGGCCCCTTGTAAACCCTGCCTGCTTTCCTGCAACAACGGACATTTTTGGATGTTCAATAGCGATGCTGTATCAACACTCAACAGACTGGATGCAACAG GTCTGAATCTCCTCCTATGGGGAGATCTTCCTGAGTTGGATGACAGTGAGAATGAAGAATCAGAGTCTCCATCAGAGGAGGAGTGCATTAGGTAG